The Paenibacillus sp. MBLB1832 genome has a window encoding:
- a CDS encoding aminotransferase class I/II-fold pyridoxal phosphate-dependent enzyme yields the protein MLSKPKRIYLSPPHMSGNEGLFIQEAFDTNWIAPLGPHVDAFEKELASHVGTKDAAAVSSGTAAIHLALRLLGVEAGDTVFCSSLTFVASANPIVYQGATPVFIDSEWDTWNMSPQALERALCEAKQKGQLPKAVIVVNLYGQSAKMDEILSICNAFLVPVIEDAAESLGSTYKGRASGSFGRYGIYSFNGNKIISTSGGGMIVSNDAESLNKARFLATQARDNAVHYQHSQVGYNYRMSNVLAGIGRAQLEVLEERVEARRAVYERYVQTLGDMPGIQFMPELPNSRSNRWLTAITIDATQLGITVEGLIDLLAEENIEARPVWKPLHLQPVFKGAAYYPHSEHENVSEQLFYTGLCLPSGSNLTEDEQTRVITCIQKATVQSKIISA from the coding sequence ATGTTATCGAAACCGAAAAGAATCTATTTATCCCCTCCCCACATGAGTGGCAACGAAGGGTTGTTTATCCAGGAGGCTTTTGATACAAATTGGATCGCTCCGCTCGGACCGCATGTTGATGCCTTCGAGAAAGAGCTGGCTTCGCATGTTGGAACGAAAGACGCGGCGGCAGTTAGCTCAGGAACAGCAGCCATTCATCTCGCGTTGAGACTGCTTGGCGTCGAAGCAGGCGATACCGTTTTTTGCTCCAGCTTAACGTTCGTTGCTAGCGCAAACCCGATTGTGTATCAAGGGGCAACCCCTGTATTCATCGATTCGGAATGGGATACGTGGAACATGTCGCCGCAAGCATTAGAACGGGCTTTATGCGAAGCGAAGCAGAAAGGGCAGCTGCCCAAAGCCGTCATCGTCGTGAACTTATACGGTCAGAGTGCTAAGATGGACGAAATTTTGTCCATTTGCAATGCGTTTCTAGTTCCCGTGATCGAAGACGCCGCGGAATCCCTAGGCTCGACTTACAAAGGTAGAGCAAGCGGATCTTTCGGTCGATACGGCATCTACTCGTTTAACGGGAATAAAATTATTTCAACCTCTGGCGGAGGCATGATCGTTTCGAACGATGCAGAGTCGTTGAATAAAGCGCGTTTCCTTGCTACGCAAGCTAGAGATAACGCCGTCCATTATCAACATAGCCAGGTTGGCTATAACTATCGGATGAGCAATGTGTTAGCAGGCATTGGTCGAGCGCAGTTAGAGGTTTTGGAAGAACGAGTCGAAGCGAGGCGCGCCGTCTACGAGCGATACGTGCAAACCCTGGGCGATATGCCAGGTATCCAATTTATGCCTGAGCTTCCGAATTCGCGTTCGAATCGCTGGCTGACGGCGATTACCATTGATGCGACACAATTGGGCATCACGGTTGAAGGGCTTATTGATTTGCTCGCGGAGGAAAATATTGAAGCTCGTCCAGTTTGGAAGCCGCTGCATTTGCAGCCTGTGTTCAAGGGGGCAGCTTACTACCCGCACAGTGAACATGAGAACGTGTCGGAACAGTTGTTTTACACGGGACTATGTTTGCCATCTGGCTCGAATCTAACCGAAGATGAGCAAACAAGGGTGATAACCTGTATTCAAAAAGCCACGGTGCAGTCGAAGATTATTAGCGCATAG
- a CDS encoding acetyltransferase, with translation MFVDHEIIVIGEGGHSKVIREIIQSQQNYRIHAILDDKYAELYEHEGIYKGPSTSFHTLLARNKQLKCVIAIGNNEIRKSIIDRLGLTSEQFITLVHETAVVSATAIIGQGTVVMANTVIHADAHIGDHAIINTGAIVEHDCNLANYVHLAPRATLTGGVVIKEGTFVGAGATIIPGIAIGEWTLVGAGATVIHDVPAYRTAVGTPARIIDKANRSS, from the coding sequence ATGTTCGTGGATCATGAAATCATTGTAATTGGTGAAGGCGGGCACAGTAAAGTTATTCGGGAGATCATTCAATCTCAGCAAAACTATCGCATTCATGCCATTTTAGATGATAAGTATGCGGAGCTTTATGAGCATGAAGGGATTTATAAAGGACCCAGCACATCCTTCCATACATTGCTAGCGCGCAATAAGCAGCTTAAATGTGTGATCGCAATCGGAAATAACGAGATACGAAAGTCGATCATCGATCGATTAGGGCTCACGAGCGAGCAATTCATTACCCTCGTTCATGAGACGGCGGTTGTGAGTGCAACAGCCATTATTGGCCAAGGCACCGTAGTCATGGCTAACACCGTCATTCATGCAGATGCCCACATCGGCGATCATGCCATTATTAACACAGGAGCAATCGTGGAGCATGATTGTAACCTAGCAAACTATGTGCATCTAGCACCGAGGGCAACCTTAACGGGAGGCGTTGTAATCAAGGAGGGCACTTTCGTAGGTGCGGGAGCAACGATTATTCCTGGTATAGCAATTGGCGAATGGACGCTGGTCGGCGCTGGAGCTACCGTCATTCATGACGTGCCTGCTTATCGCACGGCTGTTGGCACACCAGCGAGAATCATAGATAAAGCGAATCGATCATCCTAG
- a CDS encoding sugar transferase encodes MKRLFDLLVAIPAFLLLLPIIGVVAILVRVKLGSPILFKQQRPGLYEKPINVIKIRTMTDERNRDGELLPDAQRLTPFGQFLRKYSLDELMQLVNVIKGDLSLVGPRPLLMDYLPLYSAEQAKRHWVRPGITGWAQVSGRNAISWEEKFRLDIWYVENRSFLLDLKILLMTVGKVVKSEGISHGNHVTMEKFSGSNLS; translated from the coding sequence ATGAAGCGTCTATTCGATTTACTTGTAGCCATACCCGCCTTCCTGCTGCTCCTGCCCATCATTGGCGTGGTCGCCATCTTGGTGAGAGTGAAGCTGGGATCGCCAATCCTATTCAAGCAACAGCGGCCAGGTCTATATGAGAAGCCAATTAACGTGATCAAAATTCGAACCATGACAGATGAACGCAATCGCGATGGTGAGTTATTGCCAGATGCGCAACGATTGACACCTTTCGGTCAATTCCTGCGGAAGTACAGCCTGGATGAGTTGATGCAATTGGTTAACGTGATCAAAGGTGATTTAAGCTTGGTGGGACCAAGACCGTTATTAATGGACTACCTGCCGTTGTATTCAGCCGAGCAAGCAAAACGCCACTGGGTTCGCCCAGGCATCACGGGTTGGGCACAAGTCAGCGGACGGAACGCGATTTCATGGGAAGAGAAGTTCAGACTCGATATTTGGTATGTAGAGAATAGAAGTTTTCTCTTGGATTTGAAAATTTTGTTGATGACCGTAGGTAAGGTAGTGAAGTCGGAGGGAATTAGCCATGGCAATCATGTGACGATGGAGAAGTTTTCCGGCTCTAATCTCTCATGA
- a CDS encoding glucosamine inositolphosphorylceramide transferase family protein, with translation MAIVSALTLKRFQSWFSLLREGMQVSTWSISVFRSDWFLSDAPMHHKLTTPSLQASDVTDVPAEFVADPFLLEHKGEFYLFFEILNKASGQGEIGVATSTDGITWTYRQVVLRESFHLSYPQVFIHNDNIYMVPETAESNRVLLYKAKNFPYEWEVASELLEGKYLDPSLVVVDNKWWMFSGSEKGDLHIFHSEQLEGPWVEHPQSPVITSNDMISRPGGRLVASDGHVYRYTQADYPHYGDSVRMFRVNTLNELHYEEEEVSLVLSGSQKADCWRKDGMHHIDQLKLSDQQWLVAVDGHTFKNVNYVFWKLDRWKSKYFG, from the coding sequence TTGGCAATCGTTAGTGCACTGACGTTGAAAAGATTTCAGAGTTGGTTTTCATTGCTGCGAGAGGGTATGCAGGTATCGACGTGGTCCATATCGGTATTCCGATCTGATTGGTTTCTGTCGGATGCGCCTATGCATCATAAATTAACAACACCAAGCTTACAAGCATCTGATGTCACGGATGTGCCGGCGGAGTTCGTCGCAGATCCTTTCTTGCTCGAACATAAAGGTGAGTTTTACCTTTTCTTTGAAATCTTGAACAAAGCTTCAGGACAAGGAGAAATCGGTGTCGCAACGAGTACGGATGGGATAACTTGGACTTATCGTCAAGTGGTGCTGCGTGAGAGCTTTCATTTATCATACCCGCAAGTTTTTATCCATAATGACAACATTTATATGGTTCCTGAGACGGCCGAATCAAATCGCGTGCTCTTATACAAAGCCAAGAACTTTCCGTATGAGTGGGAAGTAGCAAGTGAATTGCTCGAAGGGAAATATCTAGATCCTTCCCTAGTTGTCGTAGATAACAAATGGTGGATGTTCTCTGGTTCGGAGAAAGGCGATTTGCATATTTTCCATTCGGAGCAGCTAGAGGGGCCATGGGTGGAGCATCCGCAGAGTCCAGTGATTACAAGCAACGATATGATTAGCCGGCCAGGCGGAAGACTAGTCGCCTCCGATGGTCACGTTTATCGCTATACGCAAGCGGATTATCCGCATTATGGGGATTCCGTCCGTATGTTCCGTGTAAATACGTTGAATGAACTTCACTATGAGGAAGAGGAAGTTTCACTTGTCTTAAGCGGTTCGCAGAAAGCGGATTGCTGGCGCAAAGATGGCATGCATCATATCGATCAACTGAAGCTCTCTGATCAACAATGGTTGGTAGCGGTTGACGGACACACCTTTAAAAATGTCAATTATGTATTCTGGAAGCTGGATCGATGGAAATCCAAATATTTCGGCTAA
- the galE gene encoding UDP-glucose 4-epimerase GalE, with protein sequence MAILVTGGAGYIGSHTCVELLNAGYDIVVVDNLINSSSESLRRVKELTGKDFEFYPINLLHRQDLESVFRRHHIEAVIHLAGLKAVGESVSLPLRYYQNNISGSIVLCELMQEYGVRNMVFSSSATVYGTSESVPIGEHEPLGATNAYGRTKLMIEEIMRDLHVSDNRWSIALLRYFNPIGAHSSGRLGEDPNGIPNNLMPYITQVAVGKLKELQVYGNDYDTLDGSGVRDYIHVVDLAQGHLKALEKVLASSGVEAYNLGTGQGYSVLEMVAAFERVTGRHVPYRITSRRPGDIGVCYADPTKARRELGWVAQKGIDEMCLDSWRWQVVNPQGYLEENEIAANL encoded by the coding sequence ATGGCTATTCTCGTGACTGGTGGAGCTGGATATATCGGAAGTCACACGTGTGTGGAATTATTAAATGCCGGTTATGACATCGTTGTCGTTGATAATTTGATTAACAGCAGTTCCGAGTCGTTGCGGCGTGTCAAAGAATTGACAGGAAAAGATTTCGAATTTTATCCAATCAATCTACTGCATAGACAAGATCTGGAGAGTGTCTTCCGACGCCACCATATTGAAGCTGTGATCCACCTGGCTGGACTTAAAGCTGTCGGTGAATCGGTCTCGCTGCCGCTTCGCTACTATCAGAATAATATCTCAGGTTCGATTGTCTTATGCGAATTGATGCAGGAATATGGCGTTAGAAACATGGTGTTCAGCTCATCGGCGACGGTTTATGGAACGTCTGAAAGTGTGCCGATTGGTGAACACGAACCGCTTGGTGCAACCAACGCTTATGGACGTACGAAGCTCATGATTGAAGAGATCATGCGAGATCTTCATGTGAGCGATAATCGGTGGAGCATCGCGCTGCTGCGATATTTCAATCCCATTGGTGCCCATAGCAGCGGACGGTTAGGGGAGGACCCGAATGGAATCCCGAACAATCTGATGCCGTACATTACCCAAGTTGCGGTTGGTAAATTGAAAGAGCTTCAGGTGTATGGGAACGATTACGACACGTTGGATGGCTCTGGCGTGAGGGATTATATCCATGTTGTCGATTTGGCGCAGGGGCATCTAAAAGCGTTGGAGAAAGTGCTGGCAAGCTCAGGCGTTGAAGCGTATAACCTGGGAACAGGACAAGGCTATAGTGTGCTAGAGATGGTTGCTGCGTTCGAGCGCGTAACGGGCAGACATGTGCCTTACCGGATAACGTCACGGAGACCTGGCGACATCGGTGTATGCTATGCAGATCCGACGAAAGCTAGGCGCGAATTAGGTTGGGTTGCACAGAAAGGGATTGACGAAATGTGCCTCGATTCCTGGCGCTGGCAAGTTGTTAACCCGCAGGGGTATTTGGAAGAGAACGAAATTGCAGCTAACTTGTAA
- a CDS encoding EpsG family protein: MAILWVNLIVVYIASYFSRHIAKPIRSGSGLVWMKPNAWLTAIVMATFALVAGLRNNIGDTFFYMYSYKLSSFTWAEVMAEKDIGFGILQKILKSFTQNPQLLIFLTAAVTNILIIYVLYKYSKLFELSIYIYITSGLYIVSMNGVRQFLASAIVFAATTFLFQGNWKKYFLVVGFASLFHGSAFILIPIYFIVRRKAWTSSTFMLVIGAVVLIIGYGAISNAIFTAIADTHYSEYQNFQEGGANMIRVAISAVPLVLAYIGRHKLREIFPYGDYVVNMSLLNFIVMAVATQNWIFARFTIYFGLYNVLLMSWVISLFMRKQQKLVYYAVLGFYLVYFYYENVVTLDIIYKSDFIKF; the protein is encoded by the coding sequence ATGGCTATTTTGTGGGTTAATCTGATTGTCGTATATATCGCCTCTTACTTCTCAAGACATATTGCTAAGCCGATCCGCAGCGGTTCGGGGCTTGTATGGATGAAGCCCAATGCTTGGCTGACGGCCATCGTCATGGCCACCTTTGCGCTCGTAGCAGGGCTTCGGAATAACATTGGGGATACATTCTTCTATATGTACTCCTATAAGCTGAGTTCCTTTACTTGGGCCGAAGTGATGGCAGAGAAGGACATTGGCTTTGGTATTTTACAGAAGATACTCAAGTCCTTTACCCAGAATCCCCAGCTGCTTATTTTTCTGACCGCAGCGGTAACGAATATCCTCATCATCTATGTCCTATACAAATATTCCAAACTGTTTGAACTTAGTATCTACATTTACATTACATCGGGTCTTTATATCGTTTCTATGAACGGAGTTCGACAATTCCTAGCTTCTGCCATCGTCTTTGCTGCTACAACCTTTCTGTTTCAAGGCAATTGGAAAAAGTACTTCCTGGTGGTCGGCTTTGCCTCTTTATTTCATGGCAGTGCCTTCATTCTGATTCCCATCTATTTCATCGTCAGGAGAAAAGCTTGGACCTCCTCCACATTCATGCTAGTGATAGGCGCGGTCGTGCTGATCATCGGCTACGGCGCGATCTCCAATGCGATCTTTACCGCCATTGCTGATACGCATTACAGCGAATATCAGAATTTCCAAGAGGGTGGCGCCAACATGATTCGTGTGGCGATCAGTGCGGTACCTTTGGTACTTGCCTACATCGGCAGGCATAAGCTTCGTGAGATTTTCCCATACGGTGATTACGTGGTGAATATGTCCTTGTTGAATTTCATCGTGATGGCGGTAGCGACGCAGAACTGGATTTTCGCCAGATTTACGATTTATTTCGGACTATACAATGTGCTGCTCATGTCGTGGGTGATCAGCTTGTTCATGAGGAAACAGCAAAAGCTCGTGTACTACGCCGTGTTAGGTTTCTATCTGGTCTATTTCTACTATGAGAATGTGGTGACGTTAGACATTATTTACAAAAGTGATTTTATCAAATTTTGA
- a CDS encoding glycosyltransferase family 2 protein produces MKTLTVFTPTYNRAYCLSVCYESLKKQTSQDFVWLIIDDGSTDDTTQIVAGWIAEQAITIRYHRQDNQGMHGAHNTAYRLIDTELNVCIDSDDYMPPNAVAKILSFWAAHGSDQVSGIVGLDAFSDGRIIGTSLPDGLDRSTLFELYSKHRVTGDKKLVYRSELTRQYPYPLFENEKYVGLAYKYYKLDEHYELLLLNEVLCCVEYLPDGSSMNMLKQYRRNPKGFAFYRRELMKLPFGSLLFKFKQSIHYVSSSIISGNRRFMTETPAKLLTLLAIPLGVLLYWYVSRKTRLS; encoded by the coding sequence ATGAAGACGTTAACGGTGTTTACCCCTACTTATAATCGAGCGTACTGCTTGTCGGTCTGTTATGAGAGCTTGAAGAAACAAACGTCGCAAGATTTTGTTTGGCTCATCATCGATGATGGTTCCACAGATGATACCACGCAAATCGTCGCGGGGTGGATCGCCGAGCAGGCGATCACGATCCGCTACCATCGCCAAGACAATCAAGGCATGCACGGCGCGCATAATACCGCTTATCGCCTCATCGATACCGAGCTGAATGTATGCATCGATTCCGATGACTACATGCCGCCGAATGCGGTGGCGAAGATTCTTTCCTTTTGGGCAGCGCATGGTAGCGATCAAGTTAGCGGCATCGTCGGGTTGGACGCTTTTTCTGATGGACGAATTATCGGAACTTCACTCCCAGACGGACTAGACCGTTCAACCTTATTCGAATTGTACAGCAAGCATCGGGTAACCGGAGATAAGAAGCTGGTGTACCGGAGTGAATTAACACGACAGTATCCCTACCCTTTATTTGAAAATGAGAAATATGTAGGCTTGGCCTACAAGTATTATAAGCTCGATGAACACTACGAATTGCTGCTTCTGAACGAAGTGCTGTGCTGTGTTGAATATTTACCCGATGGGTCCTCGATGAACATGCTAAAGCAATATCGGCGGAATCCGAAGGGGTTTGCTTTTTACCGCAGGGAACTGATGAAGCTTCCGTTTGGCAGTCTGCTCTTCAAATTTAAGCAATCGATCCATTATGTATCCAGCTCTATCATCTCAGGCAATCGCCGTTTTATGACAGAAACACCTGCTAAGCTCCTCACGCTTCTCGCGATTCCACTTGGTGTTCTCCTCTATTGGTATGTCAGCCGAAAAACAAGACTCTCTTGA
- a CDS encoding glycosyltransferase family 1 protein: MGSPIRILHIVVNMNRGGAETLLMNVYRNVDRTKVQFDFLTGKPGVFDAEITAMGGVIHRIPYVSDVGHTKYIQALDHFFAAHTDYRIVHAHMDKMSGFVLRAAKKAGIPIRIAHSHNTSSEGSVAAKAYKWLAGTYIGSCATHFLACSTKAAQWLFAGKESRAVVIRNGIETEQFAYSPNVRKQVRQELHLPENAYVIGHVGRFFHQKNHAFLLDLFARLQEERPEAVLVLAGDGPLREEMEKKVKALHLKKKVKFLGVRSDISRLLQGFDIFVFPSLHEGLPVTLVEAQGAGLPCLISDTITSEVDMGIQLVDRLSLDDQDAWIQHIKRIMARNDSREIPTLALSNQGYDIRNTAAWTEGFYLGISR; encoded by the coding sequence GTGGGCAGTCCAATAAGAATCTTGCACATTGTCGTGAATATGAATCGGGGAGGCGCCGAAACGCTCCTTATGAACGTCTATCGGAACGTGGACCGCACGAAGGTTCAATTCGATTTCCTAACGGGCAAGCCTGGGGTTTTCGATGCCGAGATTACGGCAATGGGCGGGGTCATTCATCGGATTCCTTATGTCTCGGATGTCGGCCACACCAAATACATTCAAGCGTTAGATCACTTTTTCGCTGCGCATACGGATTACCGTATTGTTCATGCCCATATGGATAAAATGAGTGGATTCGTACTGCGTGCGGCTAAGAAAGCAGGTATCCCGATCCGGATCGCACACAGCCATAATACGAGCAGTGAAGGCAGTGTGGCTGCCAAAGCGTATAAATGGTTGGCTGGGACCTATATTGGTTCCTGTGCCACGCACTTCCTGGCCTGCTCGACCAAGGCGGCTCAGTGGTTATTCGCTGGCAAAGAGAGTCGCGCTGTTGTGATCAGGAATGGGATTGAAACCGAGCAGTTTGCCTATTCACCGAACGTCAGAAAGCAAGTTCGCCAGGAGCTTCATCTGCCTGAGAATGCCTATGTGATTGGCCATGTGGGGAGATTCTTTCACCAGAAAAATCATGCTTTCCTTCTTGACCTGTTTGCTCGTTTGCAGGAAGAGAGGCCGGAAGCGGTGCTTGTATTAGCAGGCGACGGGCCGCTGCGAGAGGAGATGGAGAAGAAAGTGAAAGCTCTCCATTTGAAGAAAAAGGTCAAATTCCTTGGGGTTCGCAGTGATATTTCACGATTGCTGCAAGGATTTGATATTTTCGTATTTCCCTCACTCCATGAAGGCTTGCCAGTTACCCTCGTCGAGGCGCAGGGAGCGGGCTTACCCTGTCTCATTTCCGATACGATTACATCGGAAGTGGATATGGGCATTCAATTGGTAGATCGACTGTCCTTAGACGATCAAGACGCCTGGATCCAGCACATTAAGCGGATCATGGCGAGAAACGATTCAAGAGAAATTCCAACGCTGGCGTTATCGAACCAAGGCTATGATATTCGGAATACGGCCGCTTGGACGGAAGGCTTTTATCTGGGCATTTCGAGGTGA
- a CDS encoding glycosyltransferase family 4 protein, translating to MPRKVLFCATVDYHFNAFHLPVMKWFKEMGWEVHIAANGQMDLPYVDAKFDIPIQRSPLKWRNVQAYSALKALIDANQYDVIHGHTPMGGVLARLAARSARGKGTKVIYTAHGFHFCQGSPLLNWLVYYPLEKGLAYLTDCLITINDEDYQLAVERKFRANRIAHVHGVGVNTERFHPLGDQAKADLKISMGYLPTDILLFYAAEFNENKNQQMLIRALAEIGEEAPHVKLLLAGEGPLQDACRALASQLGASDRVTFLGYRSDISRLLPMCDIAVASSLREGLPVNIMEAMACGLPVIAGTNRGHKELVQDGVNGWLTDPNDHEDMAEKLLLLTWHTSSRLQMGIRGREIIERTYAIRHVLREQSTIYTSFMDEKVEVMWAVQ from the coding sequence ATGCCAAGAAAAGTACTGTTCTGTGCAACCGTCGATTATCACTTTAATGCCTTCCATCTACCCGTCATGAAATGGTTTAAGGAGATGGGCTGGGAGGTACATATTGCCGCCAATGGACAAATGGACTTGCCGTATGTAGATGCAAAATTCGACATCCCGATCCAGCGATCGCCGCTGAAATGGCGCAATGTGCAAGCCTATTCCGCTCTAAAAGCGTTGATCGATGCCAACCAATACGATGTGATCCATGGACATACGCCGATGGGAGGCGTGCTGGCAAGGTTGGCAGCGCGATCAGCTAGGGGGAAGGGGACGAAAGTGATCTACACGGCGCATGGCTTCCATTTCTGCCAAGGCTCACCGCTGCTGAATTGGCTGGTGTATTATCCGCTTGAGAAAGGCTTAGCCTATCTGACGGATTGCCTGATCACGATTAATGACGAGGATTACCAACTCGCCGTCGAGAGAAAATTCAGAGCCAATCGCATTGCACACGTGCATGGCGTAGGCGTGAATACGGAGCGTTTCCACCCGCTGGGTGACCAGGCCAAGGCAGATCTGAAAATATCCATGGGCTATCTGCCAACGGATATCCTTCTCTTCTATGCAGCTGAATTCAACGAAAATAAAAATCAGCAAATGCTCATTCGCGCACTAGCCGAAATTGGCGAGGAAGCTCCGCATGTGAAGCTGCTCTTAGCCGGTGAAGGCCCCTTGCAGGACGCTTGCCGAGCGCTCGCTTCGCAGCTTGGCGCCAGTGATCGCGTTACCTTTCTCGGCTACCGCTCGGACATTAGCCGATTGCTGCCGATGTGCGATATCGCAGTTGCCTCCAGCCTGCGCGAGGGCTTGCCCGTGAATATCATGGAAGCGATGGCCTGCGGCCTGCCCGTCATTGCGGGTACGAATCGCGGACATAAGGAACTGGTTCAGGATGGTGTAAATGGTTGGCTCACCGATCCGAATGACCATGAAGACATGGCCGAGAAGTTGCTGCTGCTAACCTGGCATACATCCTCAAGGTTGCAGATGGGCATCCGTGGCAGAGAAATTATTGAAAGAACCTATGCCATTCGGCATGTGCTGCGAGAACAAAGCACAATCTATACCTCATTTATGGATGAAAAGGTGGAAGTCATGTGGGCAGTCCAATAA
- the galU gene encoding UTP--glucose-1-phosphate uridylyltransferase GalU, whose translation MKVRKAIIPAAGLGTRFLPATKAMPKEMLPIVDKPTIQYIVEEAVESGIEDIIIVTGKGKRAIEDHFDNSFELEQNLLEKQKFELLSEVKKSSNVDIHYIRQKEPRGLGHAIWCARKFIGNEPFAVLLGDDIVRAEQPCLKQMMDQYEYHNASIIGVKHVSDDEVSRYGIVDGIEIRPRFHSLNHLVEKPSKELAPSNLAIMGRYILTPRIFEILSNQAPGAGGEIQLTDAIAELNRYESVYAYEFEGTRYDVGEKMGFIQTTIEYALQRPELRYGLLTYLSELMEKELIEQRDF comes from the coding sequence ATGAAAGTGAGAAAAGCGATTATTCCAGCCGCAGGTTTAGGAACCAGATTCCTGCCTGCAACGAAAGCGATGCCCAAAGAAATGCTGCCAATCGTAGATAAGCCGACCATTCAATACATTGTTGAGGAAGCCGTTGAATCGGGCATTGAAGACATTATCATTGTCACGGGCAAAGGGAAAAGAGCCATTGAGGATCACTTCGACAACTCGTTTGAGCTGGAGCAAAACTTATTGGAGAAACAGAAGTTCGAGCTCTTATCCGAGGTGAAGAAGTCGTCGAATGTGGATATTCACTATATTCGGCAAAAGGAACCGCGAGGACTCGGTCATGCGATCTGGTGCGCGCGCAAATTCATCGGGAATGAGCCCTTTGCCGTGCTTCTAGGCGATGATATCGTACGAGCCGAGCAGCCGTGCCTCAAGCAAATGATGGATCAGTATGAGTACCACAATGCCTCCATTATCGGCGTGAAACATGTGTCCGACGATGAAGTCTCGCGTTACGGAATCGTAGATGGCATCGAAATTAGACCGCGCTTTCACAGCCTTAATCATCTGGTGGAAAAGCCTTCTAAAGAGCTGGCCCCCTCGAATCTAGCGATTATGGGACGTTATATTTTGACCCCACGCATCTTCGAGATTTTGAGCAATCAAGCGCCTGGCGCTGGCGGCGAAATTCAGTTAACGGATGCAATCGCGGAGCTCAACCGTTACGAATCCGTATATGCATACGAATTTGAGGGAACACGGTACGATGTCGGTGAGAAGATGGGGTTCATTCAAACGACAATCGAGTATGCGCTGCAGCGGCCTGAATTAAGATACGGCTTACTGACCTACCTTTCCGAATTGATGGAGAAAGAATTAATAGAGCAGAGAGACTTTTGA